A window of Mytilus edulis chromosome 10, xbMytEdul2.2, whole genome shotgun sequence contains these coding sequences:
- the LOC139493352 gene encoding ciliary microtubule associated protein 1A-like isoform X4 codes for MPRQRFFKMEPLVQKPTKCPGPAKYLLPNTVGTKEVDVTKKGAPSFTFGSRYFLDKSFSPGPAYNVDSSFTSKGRGGGPSYSFGGRIKEPTRWVSPGPGAYSTDRKPLREINAPAYSLSPRTTQRRIDYTPSPNAYSLPSTIGPNVPGQRGGYASSIQGKSSYMNFNADLAKSPGPASYFPNNQNGNKKNPPSYSISGRGKPEKYDNSVPGPGAYSPSMVNMTSSPRYPIGVRHSQFQMPVMPLANVSD; via the exons GTCCAGGACCAGCAAAATATTTACTACCAAATACAGTAGGTACAAAAGAAGTTGATGTAACGAAAAAAGGAGCACCCTCATTTACGTTTGGATCGAGATATTTTT TGGATAAAAGTTTTAGTCCAGGTCCAGCTTATAACGTTGATAGTTCATTTACCTCCAAGGGGCGGGGAGGAGGTCCAAGTTACAGTTTTGGTGGTCGTATCAAGGAACCAA CACGATGGGTGAGTCCAGGACCAGGAGCATACAGTACAGACAGGAAACCATTGAGGGAAATTAATGCGCCTGCGTATTCATTAAGTCCAAGAACAACACAACGAAGAATTGATTACACGCCGTCACCTAATGCTTACAGCCTTCCATCAACGATAGGACCTAACGTACCGGGACAAAGGGGTGGATATGCATCATCTATACAAGGAAAAAGCTCTTATATGAATTTCAATGCAGATCTAGCTAAATCACCCGGTCCAGCATCTTATTTTCCAAATAACCAAAACGGAAACAAGAAAAATCCACCGTCATATTCTATATCGGGACGAGGAAAACCGGAAAAGTACGACAACTCTGTACCGGGTCCAGGTGCCTATAGTCCAAGTATGGTTAATATGACAAGTAGTCCCCGGTATCCTATTGGTGTTCGTCATTCACAGTTCCAAATGCCCGTAATGCCTTTAGCTAATGTGAGCGATTAA
- the LOC139493352 gene encoding ciliary microtubule associated protein 1A-like isoform X2: MPRQRFFKMEPLVQKPTKCPGPAKYLLPNTVGTKEVDVTKKGAPSFTFGSRYFSNEFKRMVDKSFSPGPAYNVDSSFTSKGRGGGPSYSFGGRIKEPTRWVSPGPGAYSTDRKPLREINAPAYSLSPRTTQRRIDYTPSPNAYSLPSTIGPNVPGQRGGYASSIQGKSSYMNFNADLAKSPGPASYFPNNQNGNKKNPPSYSISGRGKPEKYDNSVPGPGAYSPSMVNMTSSPRYPIGVRHSQFQMPVMPLANVSD; encoded by the exons GTCCAGGACCAGCAAAATATTTACTACCAAATACAGTAGGTACAAAAGAAGTTGATGTAACGAAAAAAGGAGCACCCTCATTTACGTTTGGATCGAGATATTTTT CCAATGAATTCAAACGCATGG TGGATAAAAGTTTTAGTCCAGGTCCAGCTTATAACGTTGATAGTTCATTTACCTCCAAGGGGCGGGGAGGAGGTCCAAGTTACAGTTTTGGTGGTCGTATCAAGGAACCAA CACGATGGGTGAGTCCAGGACCAGGAGCATACAGTACAGACAGGAAACCATTGAGGGAAATTAATGCGCCTGCGTATTCATTAAGTCCAAGAACAACACAACGAAGAATTGATTACACGCCGTCACCTAATGCTTACAGCCTTCCATCAACGATAGGACCTAACGTACCGGGACAAAGGGGTGGATATGCATCATCTATACAAGGAAAAAGCTCTTATATGAATTTCAATGCAGATCTAGCTAAATCACCCGGTCCAGCATCTTATTTTCCAAATAACCAAAACGGAAACAAGAAAAATCCACCGTCATATTCTATATCGGGACGAGGAAAACCGGAAAAGTACGACAACTCTGTACCGGGTCCAGGTGCCTATAGTCCAAGTATGGTTAATATGACAAGTAGTCCCCGGTATCCTATTGGTGTTCGTCATTCACAGTTCCAAATGCCCGTAATGCCTTTAGCTAATGTGAGCGATTAA
- the LOC139493352 gene encoding ciliary microtubule associated protein 1A-like isoform X1, translated as MAPGAEENGQRKKVMIQAEYTGPGPAKYLLPNTVGTKEVDVTKKGAPSFTFGSRYFSNEFKRMVDKSFSPGPAYNVDSSFTSKGRGGGPSYSFGGRIKEPTRWVSPGPGAYSTDRKPLREINAPAYSLSPRTTQRRIDYTPSPNAYSLPSTIGPNVPGQRGGYASSIQGKSSYMNFNADLAKSPGPASYFPNNQNGNKKNPPSYSISGRGKPEKYDNSVPGPGAYSPSMVNMTSSPRYPIGVRHSQFQMPVMPLANVSD; from the exons GTCCAGGACCAGCAAAATATTTACTACCAAATACAGTAGGTACAAAAGAAGTTGATGTAACGAAAAAAGGAGCACCCTCATTTACGTTTGGATCGAGATATTTTT CCAATGAATTCAAACGCATGG TGGATAAAAGTTTTAGTCCAGGTCCAGCTTATAACGTTGATAGTTCATTTACCTCCAAGGGGCGGGGAGGAGGTCCAAGTTACAGTTTTGGTGGTCGTATCAAGGAACCAA CACGATGGGTGAGTCCAGGACCAGGAGCATACAGTACAGACAGGAAACCATTGAGGGAAATTAATGCGCCTGCGTATTCATTAAGTCCAAGAACAACACAACGAAGAATTGATTACACGCCGTCACCTAATGCTTACAGCCTTCCATCAACGATAGGACCTAACGTACCGGGACAAAGGGGTGGATATGCATCATCTATACAAGGAAAAAGCTCTTATATGAATTTCAATGCAGATCTAGCTAAATCACCCGGTCCAGCATCTTATTTTCCAAATAACCAAAACGGAAACAAGAAAAATCCACCGTCATATTCTATATCGGGACGAGGAAAACCGGAAAAGTACGACAACTCTGTACCGGGTCCAGGTGCCTATAGTCCAAGTATGGTTAATATGACAAGTAGTCCCCGGTATCCTATTGGTGTTCGTCATTCACAGTTCCAAATGCCCGTAATGCCTTTAGCTAATGTGAGCGATTAA
- the LOC139493352 gene encoding ciliary microtubule associated protein 1A-like isoform X3 — protein sequence MAPGAEENGQRKKVMIQAEYTGPGPAKYLLPNTVGTKEVDVTKKGAPSFTFGSRYFLDKSFSPGPAYNVDSSFTSKGRGGGPSYSFGGRIKEPTRWVSPGPGAYSTDRKPLREINAPAYSLSPRTTQRRIDYTPSPNAYSLPSTIGPNVPGQRGGYASSIQGKSSYMNFNADLAKSPGPASYFPNNQNGNKKNPPSYSISGRGKPEKYDNSVPGPGAYSPSMVNMTSSPRYPIGVRHSQFQMPVMPLANVSD from the exons GTCCAGGACCAGCAAAATATTTACTACCAAATACAGTAGGTACAAAAGAAGTTGATGTAACGAAAAAAGGAGCACCCTCATTTACGTTTGGATCGAGATATTTTT TGGATAAAAGTTTTAGTCCAGGTCCAGCTTATAACGTTGATAGTTCATTTACCTCCAAGGGGCGGGGAGGAGGTCCAAGTTACAGTTTTGGTGGTCGTATCAAGGAACCAA CACGATGGGTGAGTCCAGGACCAGGAGCATACAGTACAGACAGGAAACCATTGAGGGAAATTAATGCGCCTGCGTATTCATTAAGTCCAAGAACAACACAACGAAGAATTGATTACACGCCGTCACCTAATGCTTACAGCCTTCCATCAACGATAGGACCTAACGTACCGGGACAAAGGGGTGGATATGCATCATCTATACAAGGAAAAAGCTCTTATATGAATTTCAATGCAGATCTAGCTAAATCACCCGGTCCAGCATCTTATTTTCCAAATAACCAAAACGGAAACAAGAAAAATCCACCGTCATATTCTATATCGGGACGAGGAAAACCGGAAAAGTACGACAACTCTGTACCGGGTCCAGGTGCCTATAGTCCAAGTATGGTTAATATGACAAGTAGTCCCCGGTATCCTATTGGTGTTCGTCATTCACAGTTCCAAATGCCCGTAATGCCTTTAGCTAATGTGAGCGATTAA